Proteins encoded within one genomic window of Jiangella mangrovi:
- a CDS encoding LysR family transcriptional regulator, with the protein MAELTLAGLRVVAEVAQRGSFTAAAEALGYTQSAISRQVSATEAAVRTAVFDRRPRGVTLTPTGEVLVRHARRVLSQLAAAELEIAGIRDRVAGRLVVGAFPLAAAHWVPRAIALVRERHPALVVDLREAGSPTQLRWLRAGRIEVALVARGDGLPEYDFTGLTTEALPPSSYGIAVSAGHALAQRVDVDTVDVEDIADEPWVVGSGSEPQFLAWPTLPEPHIAYRVESWQTRLGLVAAGLAIAVIPESAAATVPRGVRWLKVDDPGLRVGREAVVVTHPDRSPGAAEFSRALREVTTKSRS; encoded by the coding sequence ATGGCCGAGCTGACGCTCGCGGGTCTCCGCGTGGTGGCCGAGGTGGCCCAGCGGGGCTCCTTCACGGCCGCCGCCGAGGCCCTCGGCTACACCCAGTCGGCCATCTCGCGGCAGGTGAGCGCCACCGAGGCCGCGGTCCGCACCGCGGTCTTCGACCGGAGGCCTCGCGGGGTGACGCTCACGCCGACCGGCGAGGTGCTGGTCCGGCACGCTCGGCGGGTCCTGAGCCAGCTGGCGGCCGCCGAGCTCGAGATCGCCGGCATCCGCGATCGCGTGGCCGGCCGGCTGGTCGTCGGCGCGTTCCCGCTCGCGGCCGCCCACTGGGTGCCGCGAGCGATCGCCCTCGTGCGCGAACGTCATCCGGCGCTCGTCGTGGATCTCCGCGAGGCCGGCAGCCCGACCCAGCTGCGCTGGCTGCGGGCCGGGCGGATCGAGGTCGCGCTCGTCGCGCGCGGCGACGGCCTGCCGGAGTACGACTTCACCGGCCTGACGACCGAGGCGCTGCCGCCGTCGAGCTACGGCATCGCCGTCAGCGCCGGCCACGCCCTGGCCCAGCGCGTCGACGTCGACACCGTCGACGTCGAGGACATCGCCGACGAGCCGTGGGTGGTGGGCTCCGGCAGCGAGCCCCAGTTCCTCGCCTGGCCGACCCTGCCGGAGCCGCACATCGCCTATCGGGTGGAGAGCTGGCAGACCCGGCTGGGGCTGGTGGCCGCCGGGCTCGCCATCGCGGTCATCCCCGAGAGCGCGGCGGCAACGGTCCCTCGCGGCGTCCGGTGGTTGAAGGTCGACGACCCCGGCCTGAGGGTCGGCAGGGAGGCCGTCGTCGTGACCCATCCGGATCGCAGCCCGGGTGCGGCCGAGTTCAGCCGGGCCCTCCGCGAGGTGACGACGAAGTCGCGCTCATAG